In a single window of the Tigriopus californicus strain San Diego chromosome 2, Tcal_SD_v2.1, whole genome shotgun sequence genome:
- the LOC131893475 gene encoding neuropeptide Y receptor type 2-like, which yields MMLEEYSKHWVALIDKGSISHRANGLFSSDDRKEDNIPSTVPPYETVTSSAASPSLDDLSSNESLVAVASPSSFQSLFDSSVNFSSRRQNDFSMFNNAQEAKPHYEIIFNGGEQAVLLSVYGIILVLGLVSNAAIIWVVLARKQNQSPRNMYIVNLAISGIVMTIFCIPPTLLQILYGGWWHMGVIACKLVPVIQGANILVSAFSITVIAVDRWKSVSNTSPNAVLTYKSVFGIIAIIWMFSFLVTSPLLIYQTVNRMHLPNTDIVLMQVCTEQFPKDFYKHGFTVVILLVQYVVPLIVLPIVHAKILLFLRRNSGFQTDPRRREREERRNRRMTKILSCIGVIYAISWMPLHLYLILTDIFSLFQDNHTFYLVLGLCHAVAMSSSFTNPIMYGWFNTSLRSELESLLPIWCQNYLSSAHPDEEEEHTTTNYNRRKSSCQMVSRRLSRGCHFLKPDIHSNPNDSRRASFVSAEPNSSMEGPRKASAELRLEAGRPSALVAYPPGPPQSQDPQTEGERLEAGDSVSGRNSLAQFDTPMETVIDEKNGKSITVVTQSSASLLPPSTTKTMASPTPV from the exons ATGATGCTCGAGGAGTATTCGAAGCATTGGGTGGCCTTGATCGATAAAGGCTCAATATCTCATCGGGCCAATGGCCTCTTCTCCTCTGATGACCGAAAGGAAGACAACATCCCCTCTACAGTGCCTCCCTATGAGACTGTGACGAGTAGTGCTGCATCCCCCTCGTTGGATGACTTGTCCAGTAACGAGAGCCTGGTGGCAGTGGCCTCGCCATCATCGTTCCAAAGTTTGTTCGACAGCTCAGTGAACTTCTCGTCGCGAAGGCAGAACGACTTCTCGATGTTTAACAACGCTCAAGAGGCCAAGCCTCATTACGAGATCATCTTCAATGGAGGCGAACAGGCTGTTCTGCTGAGCGTCTACGGCATCATCCTCGTCCTGGGATTGGTGTCAAATGCAGCCATCATTTGGGTCGTTCTCG CTCGGAAGCAGAATCAGAGCCCTCGGAATATGTACATCGTGAATCTGGCCATCTCCGGGATCGTGATGACGATCTTTTGCATCCCGCCCACTCtccttcaaatcctctatggaGGCTGGTGGCATATGGGAGTGATTGCTTGCAAACTTGTGCCGGTCATTCAAG GTGCCAACATCTTGGTGTCAGCGTTCTCGATCACCGTGATCGCCGTCGATCGCTGGAAATCCGTGTCCAACACCAGTCCCAACGCAGTCCTCACTTACAAGTCCGTGTTTGGGATCATCGCAATTATCTGGATGTTCTCCTTCTTGG TGACCTCCCCGTTGTTGATTTACCAGACTGTGAATCGAATGCATCTGCCCAACACGGACATCGTGCTGATGCAGGTGTGTACCGAGCAGTTCCCCAAGGACTTCTACAAGCACGGATTCACCGTGGTGATTCTCTTGGTCCAATACGTCGTTCCACTCATTGTCCTACCAATTGTTCACGCCAAGATCCTTTTGTTTCTCAG ACGGAATTCCGGCTTCCAAACTGATCCTCGTCGTCGAGAACGCGAAGAGCGGCGCAATCGTCGGATGACCAAAATTCTGTCTTGCATTGGTGTGATATATGCCATCTCATGGATGCCGCTGCATCTGTACCTGATCCTCACCGACATTTTCAGTTTATTCCAA GATAACCACACGTTCTACTTGGTGCTGGGTCTGTGCCATGCTGTGGCCATGTCTTCGTCGTTTACCAATCCCATTATGTACGGGTGGTTCAACACATCGCTCCGATCCGAATTGGAGAGCTTGCTGCCGATTTGGTGCCAAAACTATTTGAGCAG TGCCCACCCcgatgaggaggaagagcaCACCACGACCAACTATAATCGTCGGAAGAGCAGTTGTCAAATGGTGAGTCGTCGTCTGTCCAGAGGTTGTCACTTCTTGAAGCCCGACATCCACTCCAACCCTAATGACTCCCGCCGAGCGAGCTTCGTGAGTGCCGAGCCCAACTCCTCCATGGAAGGGCCTCGGAAAGCCTCCGCTGAGCTCAGACTAGAGGCTGGACGACCTTCAGCCCTCGTGGCCTACCCCCCGGGACCTCCTCAAAGTCAGGATCCTCAAACCGAAGGCGAGCGCCTCGAAGCTGGGGATTCAGTCTCGGGCAGAAATAGCCTGGCGCAGTTTGACACCCCCATGGAGACCGTGATTGACGAGAAGAATGGCAAAAGTATCACTGTGGTCACCCAATCTTCCGCCAGCCTTCTCCCTCCATCGACCACCAAGACCATGGCCTCACCAACCCCGGTTTAA